The sequence GGGAATAGCCTCCTACAGGGCTGTCAACAGGGAAACGGTCATAATCGCGCAGAACGATGTGCGTAATATGACATACAGATACGGTCATCTGATCAAAAGCAGCGTGGAGCAGGCTCTCAGCACATCGCTTACTCTTTCCGCTTCCGCCGGAGCCTTATCTGAGAACGGCGGCGCCATACCCCGCAAAAAGATTGCCGACATGCTGAAAAAAGCGGTCGAGGATAACCCCGGTCTGTTTGACGCATGGATAGTCTGGGAACCGGATATGTTTGACGGAAAAGACGCTGAGTTTGACGGTACAAACACCGCAGGCACAGGGGAAAACGGGCAGTTTGCTCCTTTCGCCGTGCGCCTCGGCGGTGCAGTCAGGCTTGCGGCAGCAGGCGGTATGTACGAGTCCGACTGGTCATCGGACTGGTATCAGAAACCGTTTCAAACAGGAAAACCACACATAGGCGAGCCGATCACCCGTGATATTGGTGATGAAGTTGTCACAACTGTATCAATAGGTGTTCCCTTCACGGTAAACGGGAAAACAGCCGGAGTAGCCGGAGTGGACATATCCGTCGCGCTGTTTGACGGGCTGCTTTCAGGCGTAAATGTATATGATTCCGGATACACATTCATGCTCTCCAAAAACTACACAGTTCTTGTTCACCCCGTCGGTGAGCTTGTGGGCACAAGAGCCCGCCTTGCCGACACCATAAGCCCGTATCTGGACAACGGCGATGAATACTTCGTGGAGACTGTCTCCTCCCAAACCGGCAAAACCTCGTACACCCTCTACTCTCCCATTGAGATAAACGGAACGGACTACAGCTATTTCATAGGCTTAAGCGTTCCGATAGATGAAATAATGAAAGCCGTCCAAGTGATTGAGATTACAATAGCCGTTGCGGCTGTAATTGCGGTGATTGTCATCATTGCCGTTATACTCCTCATTGTCGGTTTTCTGGTGCGTCAGCTCGGCGGGGAACCGCATGAGGTTGTGGAAACAGTCCACCGCATAGCGGGCGGAGACTTCACAACTGATATTAAAACCGCGGTAAACGACACCTCAAGCCTCACGTACGCTATCAAGGAGATGGTAGCTGGCTTAAGCGGGATGATAAATAACGTAACGGAAGCGGCTGACAGACTGCGGGAAGCCAGCATAAACCTCTCGGCAGGAGCTCAGCAGCTTTCCAGCGGCATGACGGAGCAGACTGAACGCTCGGGGCTTATCACCATCGCCTCAAACGAAATGAGCTCAACAACGGGCGACATAGCGAAAAACCTCACGGAGATAACATCCTTCGCCCAGCAGACAACGGAAAAAGCCGTCAACGGAGACAAGGTTGTCAGTACCTCCCTGAAAGCTGTGGAAAAGATAAAGGATACAGTTGATCAGTCCGCTGTGCTTGTGCACTCCCTCGGCGAAAAATCACAGGAAATCAAGGATATTGTCAACGTAATCAGCGATATAGCCGACCAGACAAACCTCCTTGCCCTCAACGCCGCCATAGAAGCCGCCAGAGCGGGCGAAGCGGGCAGAGGCTTTGCGGTGGTGGCGGATGAGGTACGCAAGCTCGCCGAACGCACTCAGAAGGCAACCACCGAGATCTCAAACCTTGTTCAGGGAACTCAGACAGAAATGAACAACGTTATTGTGTCCATGGAAGGGGTTACATCGCAGGTGCATCAGGGAGTGGAATCCTCCCGTCTCATAGGCGCTGTTCTGAAGGAAATTCAGGAGGGTGTCGCCATGCTCCAGTCCATGGTGGAGAATATTTCCAGCGCCACGCAGGAGATGGCATCCACCAGCTCGCAGATTCAGCAGGACATAAGCTCCATCTCCTCCGTTTCCAATGAGGTTAAAACCACCTCCGACCATCTGGCGGAAAGCGCCTCCGGTCTGGAGCACATCTCAGACAGTCTCAGAAAGCTGATGAGACGGTTCAGATTAAAGGCATAAACATTTTCCGGCTCCTGCGGCAAAAACGCTTCAGGAGCTTTTTTTTATTTTGATCCTCAAATTATTTTCTATATCTGCGTTTTATCGATTGACTTCATCTGCGCTCCTGTTATCATTACATATGAACATATAAGCATATGTAATGGCATAACGGAGCGCCGCAATGGTTAAAGAAACAGAAAAAGACC is a genomic window of Geovibrio thiophilus containing:
- a CDS encoding methyl-accepting chemotaxis protein, producing the protein MKISFRMKILLPVTVSVIIAFLFTGIASYRAVNRETVIIAQNDVRNMTYRYGHLIKSSVEQALSTSLTLSASAGALSENGGAIPRKKIADMLKKAVEDNPGLFDAWIVWEPDMFDGKDAEFDGTNTAGTGENGQFAPFAVRLGGAVRLAAAGGMYESDWSSDWYQKPFQTGKPHIGEPITRDIGDEVVTTVSIGVPFTVNGKTAGVAGVDISVALFDGLLSGVNVYDSGYTFMLSKNYTVLVHPVGELVGTRARLADTISPYLDNGDEYFVETVSSQTGKTSYTLYSPIEINGTDYSYFIGLSVPIDEIMKAVQVIEITIAVAAVIAVIVIIAVILLIVGFLVRQLGGEPHEVVETVHRIAGGDFTTDIKTAVNDTSSLTYAIKEMVAGLSGMINNVTEAADRLREASINLSAGAQQLSSGMTEQTERSGLITIASNEMSSTTGDIAKNLTEITSFAQQTTEKAVNGDKVVSTSLKAVEKIKDTVDQSAVLVHSLGEKSQEIKDIVNVISDIADQTNLLALNAAIEAARAGEAGRGFAVVADEVRKLAERTQKATTEISNLVQGTQTEMNNVIVSMEGVTSQVHQGVESSRLIGAVLKEIQEGVAMLQSMVENISSATQEMASTSSQIQQDISSISSVSNEVKTTSDHLAESASGLEHISDSLRKLMRRFRLKA